One Alnus glutinosa chromosome 3, dhAlnGlut1.1, whole genome shotgun sequence genomic region harbors:
- the LOC133862482 gene encoding vestitone reductase isoform X4, translated as MEEAKGTVCVTGGTGYIASWLVMRLLQQGFSVRATVRSDPKCKRDISYLTNLPRASKKLQIFHADLNQPDSFDSAIAGCVGVFHLAHPMDDDDHGKEGEETVTKRAVEGMLGILKACLKSKTVKRVIYTSSAATILYNDKGLSVTDENTWSDLDICRNSKLVNPSYLVSKTITEKIALEFAEKNGLDLVTLVLPLVVGPFICPAIPSSVSIALAMILDICR; from the exons atggaagaaGCTAAAGGGACAGTTTGTGTAACAGGGGGAACGGGATATATAGCATCATGGCTGGTCATGAGGCTTCTTCAGCAAGGTTTCTCCGTCCGAGCCACAGTAAGATCCGACCCAA AGTGCAAGAGAGACATCAGCTACCTCACAAACCTACCTCGGGCATCAAAAAAGCTCCAAATTTTCCATGCTGATCTGAACCAACCCGACAGTTTCGACTCGGCCATCGCAGGTTGCGTTGGAGTCTTTCACCTTGCCCATCCCATGGACGATGACGATCATGGCAAAGAGGGGGAGGAAACCGTGACCAAACGGGCCGTGGAAGGAATGCTAGGGATCTTAAAGGCGTGCCTGAAATCAAAGACAGTGAAACGAGTTATTTACACTTCTAGCGCCGCCACAATATTGTACAACGACAAGGGCCTAAGTGTAACAGATGAAAATACGTGGAGTGACCTTGATATTTGTAGAAATAGCAAGCTTGTAAATCCTTCTTACTTGGTTTCCAAGACTATAACAGAGAAGATAGCCCTAGAGTTTGCAGAAAAAAATGGATTGGATCTTGTAACGTTGGTTCTTCCCTTAGTTGTCGGACCCTTCATTTGTCCTGCTATACCATCCTCTGTGTCCATTGCACTGGCCATGATCTTGG
- the LOC133862482 gene encoding vestitone reductase isoform X3, whose protein sequence is MEEAKGTVCVTGGTGYIASWLVMRLLQQGFSVRATVRSDPKCKRDISYLTNLPRASKKLQIFHADLNQPDSFDSAIAGCVGVFHLAHPMDDDDHGKEGEETVTKRAVEGMLGILKACLKSKTVKRVIYTSSAATILYNDKGLSVTDENTWSDLDICRNSKLVNPSYLVSKTITEKIALEFAEKNGLDLVTLVLPLVVGPFICPAIPSSVSIALAMILASSKSLEATGAQACHR, encoded by the exons atggaagaaGCTAAAGGGACAGTTTGTGTAACAGGGGGAACGGGATATATAGCATCATGGCTGGTCATGAGGCTTCTTCAGCAAGGTTTCTCCGTCCGAGCCACAGTAAGATCCGACCCAA AGTGCAAGAGAGACATCAGCTACCTCACAAACCTACCTCGGGCATCAAAAAAGCTCCAAATTTTCCATGCTGATCTGAACCAACCCGACAGTTTCGACTCGGCCATCGCAGGTTGCGTTGGAGTCTTTCACCTTGCCCATCCCATGGACGATGACGATCATGGCAAAGAGGGGGAGGAAACCGTGACCAAACGGGCCGTGGAAGGAATGCTAGGGATCTTAAAGGCGTGCCTGAAATCAAAGACAGTGAAACGAGTTATTTACACTTCTAGCGCCGCCACAATATTGTACAACGACAAGGGCCTAAGTGTAACAGATGAAAATACGTGGAGTGACCTTGATATTTGTAGAAATAGCAAGCTTGTAAATCCTTCTTACTTGGTTTCCAAGACTATAACAGAGAAGATAGCCCTAGAGTTTGCAGAAAAAAATGGATTGGATCTTGTAACGTTGGTTCTTCCCTTAGTTGTCGGACCCTTCATTTGTCCTGCTATACCATCCTCTGTGTCCATTGCACTGGCCATGATCTTGG